One stretch of Arachis hypogaea cultivar Tifrunner chromosome 20, arahy.Tifrunner.gnm2.J5K5, whole genome shotgun sequence DNA includes these proteins:
- the LOC112785642 gene encoding senescence associated gene 20 yields MSRVGYNVNLSAGRVGYEFRNRRFTYFQHELANSQGALLVEAADSSNIKLVRALYDALSARDSHAVLKLVASDLEWWFHGPPSCQFLKLLLTGESSSSSSASTAADSFEFVPLSVVSFGSTVIAEGCDTARSVVWVHAWTVTDGIITQVREYFNTSLTVTKIGDSDSDSDSEIIPASSDSGNFPCVWQSSLSGLAGKSVPGLVLAI; encoded by the exons ATGAGTAGGGTAGGGTACAATGTAAATTTGTCTGCGGGTAGAGTAGGGTACGAGTTTAGG AACCGTCGATTCACATACTTTCAGCACGAACTGGCTAACTCTCAGGGAGCGTTGTTGGTGGAAGCTGCTGACTCCAGCAACATTAAGCTGGTCCGAGCACTTTATGACGCCCTAAGCGCGCGTGACTCCCACGCGGTTCTCAAGCTCGTGGCCTCAGACCTCGAGTGGTGGTTCCATGGTCCACCCTCCTGCCAGTTCTTGAAGCTCCTGCTCACCGGAgaatcctcctcttcctcctccgcTTCCACCGCCGCTGATTCATTCGAGTTCGTTCCGCTTTCAGTCGTATCCTTCGGCAGCACCGTTATCGCCGAGGGCTGCGACACCGCGCGCTCCGTCGTTTGGGTCCACGCCTGGACTGTCACGGATGGGATAATTACTCAGGTCAGGGAGTACTTCAACACTTCCTTGACCGTTACCAAGATCggagattctgattctgattccgATTCTGAGATTATTCCGGCGAGTTCTGACTCTGGCAACTTTCCTTGCGTCTGGCAGAGCAGCCTCTCCGGTCTCGCCGGAAAATCGGTCCCCGGTCTTGTCCTGGCAATATAA